CGTGTGCTCGCCGCAGTACGAGTGGGAGAACGCAGGAGGGAATTTGAGCAAGCAAGACACGGCCCGCGGAGCGAACGAATGTGAGCGAGCAGGAATGTCTTGCCCGGTTCAAATCTCCCTCTCGGCGCTTTTCCAAACACAACACGACCAGTCGAGACGCTCGTGATCGACACAACCTGGAAGCACCTCGACGCCGTAGCCGCTCCATGAACGTCGACGTGTACGACTCGTTGGACGGACAGTGTGCGCTCGTCACGGGGGCGAATCGGGGGATCGGTGCGGAGATCGCGGCGGGACTAACTGCACTCGGCGCACGGGTGTACGCCGGAGCGCGGAATCCGAACGAAGTCACGGCGACGGACCAGCGGGCCGTCGAACTCGACGTAACCGACGGGAACACGATTCGGGGCGCAGTGGAGACGATCACCGACGAGGAAGGACGGCTCGATATCGTGGTGAACAACGCCGCGACGTACGGGCCGACCGGGAAGTTGGAGTCGCTGTCGGACGAGGCAATCGAGACGACGCTTCGGACGAACCTCCACGGGCCGATGCTCGTCACGAAACACGCACTGTCGTTGCTGACCGAGCGCGAGGACGGGCGCGTCGTGACCCTCTCCAGCGGCTCGGGGCAGTTCGACGGCGGCATCGATACCGGCCATCTCCCGTACGGCGTGTCGAAAGCCGGTGTGAACGCGTTCACCGACGCGCTGGCGGTGCAGTATCCCGACCTCCTCGTCAACGCTGTCTGTCCGGGGTGGGTCCGAACCGATATGGGTGGGTCGAGTGCCCCGCGGAGCGTCGAGACGGGTGCCGAGACGCCGGTCTGGTTGGCGCGTTTCAAATCTGGCGGCCCGAGCGGGCGACTCTGGCGGGACAAAACCCTCGTCGAGTGGTACCCGTTCGGACGGATTCGACTCATTGCTAGACAATCTCACGGTTGCATAACGATTATTATGTTCGCCAAAATACGTGAAGATACACCCAACTGACCGAATCCGAGTGACCATCATGACCACCACCACCCAATCGCGTCCACTGCACGCCGTCCTCGTCGAGGCCGGAGTGTCCGCGTTTGGGATTTCCGCATGGATGGCTCTGTATGGAGCATCCAAGGCGAATCCTCCATGCGGACGCGACGGGTGGTATGGTCTGACGGATGTTCACCGCATTCGGACTGCACCCACGCTCGTCGCGTAAGGCGGACGCCACTGCCACCGACGGCGGGTGCTTTCTTCGATTCTCCACGATCGAGGAGCCCCGACTCCGTGCGGGTCCGGGCCATCAGTTGGCTCTTTTCGACCCTACCGTCCGGTACCGGCGTTCGTCCTACCAGTGTGTAACTTCGGGTGTCGAGTGTCATCGGCCGAATCCGCCGAACCCGCCGAACCGATTCGGCTGACGACCTCGATCCGCGGACAGCCGTAACCGGAACGGGTACGGCTCCGCAACCGTCCGACCGTCGGTGGGGTGTCACGGGGACACCCCACCGTGAGAGGCCTCGCTGGCGAACGCCCAGAGACATCTCTCGACCTCGTCGAGCGAATCTCGTCCCGTATCGGCCCGTTCGTCCCCTCGACCCGTTCCGCCGCTCCCGTCGGGTAGTGGTCTACCCTGCCTGCGTCCTGCTCGTTGCAGCAGTTCGCGGGTGTCGCGCGTTCGATTCGCGCGGGAGCAATATGTCACAGGCACTCCATCCAGTGACGGTCACTGCTGAACTCACGGTGTTAGTTCCGCGTGGAACCGATGGCACGCTCACGACGGCGGCACGACGCGTGCTCACGAAAATAGAGTCGGTTCGAACCGTCCACGACGTCGCACACGCGGGATTCCGTCCCCGAGCGACGGACATCGCGGTCGACGTCGTCGCCGAACTGACCGTCGCCGAAGCGCGCGACCGGGAGGCTATCGCGGTCGCTCTCGGGAACGGATTCGGCGTCCGTGCGGTGACAGTCACCGCGGTCGAAGCGGACCGCTAAAATTCAGTGGAGTTCGACGATACCGGAGCCACGGACGACGACCGTGTATCCGCCGTAATCGAACTCGACGCTGGTGACGGTTGGTACCCGGCCGTCGTAGTTGGGTTCGAAGAAGTCGTCCAACGCGTCGGGGTCGATCCGTTCGTAGAGCGGCGCGACGTTCTGGAGGTCGACGTTCTCCTGCTCGGAGACGGCGCGGATGACTGCCTCGCTCACCTGCTCGTCCTCCCGAACAGCAAACTGTCGCGGGGGCGATTTCGCCGGTATCGTCGGTTCTGGGGGTGTCAGTTGGCTTCCCGGAGACATGGTTCGGCTACTATCTGTTGGCAACGACGTTGTATAAAAAACCCCACCATCCGGACTGAGCATCGGTAGGTGGGATATATATCTCGGTTCAAATATAGGATGATGATCTTCAGACAGTTCAGAAAACGCACTATTTTGCATAGATATATACCGTATAAAATCGCCACAATTAGTATGGAATCCGGATTAACCGACGAAGATTTCAGACAAATCAAACGCTTCGCAGAGACGCCGCGACACGAGCGGACACCGGACCTCCTCCGTGCGATAGAGAGTCGGAAATCGAGAACCGAAACGGAAGACGAACAGGAATAAGAGAACCGCACGATTCCTCCGCCCGAAACCGGGAAGTTATCCTTTGCTCGCTCTGCTCGCCGGTTCGTCAGTTTCGGCTTCGATGGGCGACCGAATGAGGTTGCCCCACTCGGTCCACGACCCGTCGTAGTTACGCACGTCCTCGAAGCCGAGCAGTTCGTGGAGCGTAAACCACGTTATCGACGAGCGCTCGCCGATACGACAGTAGGTGACGACGCCGCTGTCGCCCGTGATGTCGTGGTCCTCGTACAGCGCTTCGAGTTCGTCGCGTTCCTTGAACGTCCCGTCGTCGTTCAGGTTCTCGCTCCACGTGATGTTCGTCGCGCCGGGGATGTGACCCGCTCGTTGTGCGGTTTCCGGACTCCCCTCCGGTGCGATTTTCTCGCCGCGGTATTCGGCTTCCGACCGGACGTCCACGAGCGGGAGGTCGAGTTCTATCGCGTCCTCGACGCCTTCGCGGTAGATCCGGA
The genomic region above belongs to Haladaptatus sp. R4 and contains:
- a CDS encoding SDR family NAD(P)-dependent oxidoreductase; the protein is MNVDVYDSLDGQCALVTGANRGIGAEIAAGLTALGARVYAGARNPNEVTATDQRAVELDVTDGNTIRGAVETITDEEGRLDIVVNNAATYGPTGKLESLSDEAIETTLRTNLHGPMLVTKHALSLLTEREDGRVVTLSSGSGQFDGGIDTGHLPYGVSKAGVNAFTDALAVQYPDLLVNAVCPGWVRTDMGGSSAPRSVETGAETPVWLARFKSGGPSGRLWRDKTLVEWYPFGRIRLIARQSHGCITIIMFAKIREDTPN
- a CDS encoding HalOD1 output domain-containing protein; the encoded protein is MSPGSQLTPPEPTIPAKSPPRQFAVREDEQVSEAVIRAVSEQENVDLQNVAPLYERIDPDALDDFFEPNYDGRVPTVTSVEFDYGGYTVVVRGSGIVELH